A stretch of DNA from Natrinema amylolyticum:
GTATATTACACGCAGCGGTGGGACGACATGGGCTTGAGCGAGGTTATCTGTACGCCACAGCTATAGGGCACCCAAGAGGGCGGTGGCTACCCAAAAGAAGACAAGCAGGCCGCCGGCGGTGATGGCGGCGGCACCCAGAAGTGGAAGGAGAAGTCGGCCGATCCGCTGACCCAGTACGAGACTGGCTGTGACTGTGTCCTTGGGGCGATATTTCTGTTCCATGCGAACGGTGACCACAGTTGGTGCCTTGAAACTCAGTCAGACATCCGACAGACGGAACGTGAGGGACGACGCCTCCCGCATCCGTCGCGTCCGGTGAGCCGACTCGGCGATACAGCAACAACGGCGAGGACGTGTCTGCAGCGTCCTCCGCTGGAGTGACTGTCCACGGTCAGTTGGTGGAAGATAATCGGTCACCACAGCCGACTCCTATCGCGGCCGCCATCAACTGGCTCGAGCGAGATGACACCCGCTGGGCCGATCGACTGCGAGCACGATCCCGCGGTAATTGCAACGGTCTGTAGGGCTAGCGAACGGCCCACGCAAGCGGTGGCAGCTCTCGACTGGTGTGTGCTCGTGACCAAGACAAGTCGGGTGATATGGATACAGCCAGATTGTAGCGATGCACTGCTCGTCCCTCTCCCATCGCCTGTTAGCAACTCGGCAGCGGTGACTGCAACGCTGGAAAGTCCAATAGACGTCGTCAGAGAAACGCCAGCCGAGGCCGGCGTTGGAGCCCCCTCCAGTGATGGTGTGTCAATGGAAGGTACGAGACCGGACCACTGTGGCTATTGACGATGGACCGATCCCGGAAGTGACGAGGAACCGTTGTCTCGGGGTCGGATCAGGCGTTGGATAGACGACCGAATCCGCGTTCCCTCGTCAGTTACTGCTTGATACTATATTGATAAAAATTTGTTGGCCAGCATACACTATCGGATATTGGTTACGGTAGTACGTTCAGCAAGAGACGGGATACGCTCGACGGAATCTCTCTTCTCTCCGTGGCGGCACACCTCTGAACCCAAGACGACCATCCGCAACACCGATCCTGAATGCGGGAGGGGATACTCGAGGGCGATTCACTCACGACGGTACTCCTGCCGCATGTAGACTCTACTATCGAATGGTCAGTACGGTAATAACGCGATCCACTCCGTTGCCCTCGACTGCAGTAAACAGGCGCTGATCCCGTCAAATATCAAATGGCCATCACTACTATACACTGGTAGTTGCGAACACTATTCCATATGCCAACCTGTAGTGACTGTGGCGAGTTCGTCACCCGGGACTTCATCCGCGTATTTGGTGTCGACGGCGAGGTCCACGGCTGTCCGCATTGTCTGACCAACCGCGAGTTGGGCGACGGGAACGCCGCGCATGAGGAGTGACGGTGGCGCAGGGTAGTGGCCGGCGACACCCACAGTCCGGATAGGCCCGGAACTGCCGGGCTGTCCGGGTGGCAGGCTTAGTCCGTGTTCTGTGGTCTCGTTGTGTCTCTCCCCTTGCTGGCCTGCCATAGTTGACGACCACTCGAGTCGGTCCTGGCGGGAGTTCCCACTCAGATACTCCTCCTCGATTACAGACTGTCCGCTGATACACCTCTGTCCGTGCAGCGAGGCGATC
This window harbors:
- a CDS encoding DUF7563 family protein; translated protein: MPTCSDCGEFVTRDFIRVFGVDGEVHGCPHCLTNRELGDGNAAHEE